The Polaromonas sp. SP1 DNA window TGTACCTTCAGAGTTGGTCAGGCTCTCTAAAGTTTCCAGAAGGTCGAAATCTCCTTCTTCCCCTGGCGATTCAAAGTCGCTCATGTTGGAAAAAAGCGCATTGCGGGTCTTGCGGCGGCGAAACCAGTCCAGGGTGGTGTTGGAGAGGATCCGCTGGAACAGCATCGGCAGCTCCGAAGCGGGCTTGTCGCCATAGTGCTGCGCCAGCTTCATCATGCTGTCCTGAACGATATCGAGAGCTGCTTCCTCGTCCCGCACGTGGTAAATGCTGCGCTTGAAAGCCCGTTTTTCAACGTTTTTCAGGAAATCGGAGAGTTCTTGTTCAGTTGCCAACGGTGTGGGGTCCGGTTCGTCCAGCGCTGCATTGAGGAATCCGCGAATGCCGCAGGGCGAGTCAATGTCAATCAGGCCGCATCCGGTGACGCAGCTGGAAAATTATCGCACTGCAACCGACGGTAGCAGGCCCCTTTTTAGGCATCTGCTGCCATTGCGCAACGCGAAATGCCATAATACGGCCTGCAATTCAAAAGGCAAACGGGTCATGGCTCGGCGGTTTATGTTTCCGCTTATGGTTTTGGCCTCAAGTTTCAACGCCGCTTCACAAGAGTAGGCGAAGAAGCACCCAAGGTATTTCGTTAGAGAAATTCACAAAGGTTCATCATGGAAATCTCCAAGGCGGAAATCGCTTCCGCAGCAGCTGCGTCTGCACAAACAAATTCCCAGGAACTCCGCGGCGCGGAAATCCTCATCAAGTCGCTTCAGGCCGAGGGCGTCAAATACGTCTGGGGCTATCCCGGCGGTGCAGTCCTGCACATTTACGACGCTTTTTACAAGCAGGACTCGATACAACACATCCTGGTTCGCCACGAGCAGGCGGCGGTGCATGCCGCCGATGGTTATGCGCGCGCCACGGGCGATGTCGGTGTTGCGTTGGTCACCTCCGGCCCCGGCGTGACGAACGCGGTCACTGGTATTGCCACGGCGTACATGGACAGTATTCCGATGGTCATCATCACGGGCCAGGTTCCCACCCACGCCATCGGCCTGGATGCGTTCCAGGAATGCGATACGGTCGGAATCACCCGGCCCATCGTGAAGCACAATTTTCTGGTCAAGGATGCACGGCATATGGCCGAGACCCTGAAAAAGGCCTTCCATATTGCCAAGAGTGGCCGGCCCGGTCCCGTGGTTGTAGACATTCCCAAGGACGTGTCTTTCAACAAGGTGCCCTACAACGGCTATCCGCAAAGCGTCGAGATGCGGTCTTACAACCCGGTTCGCAAAGGCCACGGCGGGCAAATCCGCAAGGCCCTGCAACTGCTGTTGTCCGCCAAGCGGCCTTATATCTACACGGGCGGTGGCGTATTGCTCAGCAATGCCTCACAAGAGCTGCGCACACTGGTCGACATGCTGGGCTACCCCTGCACCAACACCTTGATGGGGCTTGGCGCCTACCCGGCCAGCGACAAGAAGTTCCTTGGCATGCTGGGCATGCACGGCACGATCGAAGCCAACAATGCAATGCAGAACTGCGACGTGCTGCTGGCCGTTGGTGCCCGGTTTGACGATCGCGTGATCGGCAACCCCAAGCATTTTGCGCAGAACGAACGCAAGATCATTCATATAGACATTGATCCTTCAAGCATCTCCAAGCGTGTGCGGGTCGATATCCCCATCGTGGGCGACGTGAAAGACGTGCTGACCGAGCTGATCAGCATGATCAAGGAATCCGGCCTGAAGCCCGACGCCAGTGCACTGGGCGGCTGGTGGGAGACGATTGACGGCTGGCGCAAGCGCGACTGCATGAAGTACAGCATGGGCAAGGGCGATGTCATCAAGCCCCAGCATGTGGTCGAAACGCTCTGGAACCTGACCAAGGATGCCGACACCTACATCACGTCCGATGTGGGCCAGCACCAGATGTGGGCCGCGCAGTACTACAAGTTTGACGAGCCGCGCCGCTGGATCAACTCCGGCGGCTTGGGCACCATGGGCGTGGGTATTCCTTACGCCATGGGTATCAAGATGGCCAAACCTGAGTCGGAAGTGTTCTGCATTACCGGTGAGGGCTCTGTCCAGATGTGCATCCAGGAGCTCTCAACCTGCCTGCAGTACAACACGCCGATCAAGATCGTGTCGCTGAACAATCGCTACTTGGGCATGGTGCGCCAGTGGCAGGAAATCGACTATGAAGGCCGCTACAGCAGCAGCTACATGGACGCGTTGCCCAACTTCGTGAAGCTGGCTGAGGCCTATGGGCACGTCGGCATGCTGATTGAAAAACCGCAAGACGTGGAACCCGCGCTTCGCGAAGCGCGCAAGCTCAAGGATCGCACGGTCTTCATGGACTTCCGTACCGACCCGACCGAAAACGTGTTCCCCATGGTCAAGGCAGGCAAAGGCATCACTGAAATGCTGCTGGGGTCGGAAGACCTCTAAGCCCTTCGTCGCCATCCCTATTCATTCACCGTCACCCTGACGAATCTATTGTCTGCCGAGCCTGCGCATTACCGTGCGCAGGGGAGGGCAGCGAAAAGAGGAATCTTCTTATGAAACACATCATTGCAGTTTTGCTGGAAAACGAGCCGGGGGCTCTTTCCCGTGTAGTCGGCCTGTTCTCAGCGCGCGGCTACAACATCGAAAGCCTCACCGTCGCGCCTACCGAGGATCCGAGCCTCTCGCGCATGACGATTCAGACCACTGGCTCCGACGACGTCATCGAACAGATCACCAAGCACTTGAACCGCCTGATCGAAGTGGTCAAGGTGGTTGACCTCACTGAAGGCGCCTACACCGAGCGTGAGCTCATGATGGTGAAGGTGCGCGCGGTCGGCAAGGAGCGCGAAGAGATGAAGCGCATGGCGGATATATTTCGCGGGCGAATTATCGACGTGACAGAAAAAAGCTACACGATCGAGCTGACCGGCGACCAGTCCAAGAACGATGCTTTCCTCGAAGCCATAGACCGCAGCGCGATTCTGGAGACGGTGCGAACCGGCTCCAGCGGCATCGGCCGCGGCGAGCGAATTTTGCGAGTTTGATTCAAGCCGTCCGTGCGCGCGTTTCGACAGGCTCAACGCGAACGGACTTCCAAGTGGCGATATGCGGTTACCGTTCGCCCTGAGCCTGTCGAAGGGCATTTTCGCCAATACTTATCCCGGAGAGAAAAATGAAAGTTTTTTACGACAAAGATTGTGATTTGAGCCTGATCAAGGGCAAAACGGTCGCCATCATCGGTTACGGCAGCCAGGGCCACGCCCACGCGCAAAACCTGAATGACAGCGGTGTCAAGGTTGTGGTGGGCCTGCGCAAGGGCGGCGCCTCATGGCCGAAGGTCGAAAAGGCCGGTCTGAAGGTTGCTGAAGTCGCCGATGCTGTCAAGGCCGCCGATGTGGTCATGATTTTGTTGCCTGACGAGCAAATCGGCTCGGTTTACAAGAATGACGTTGCTCCCAACATCAAACAGGGCGCTTCGCTGGTGTTTGCCCACGGTTTCAACGTGCACTACGGTGCCGTGATCCCCCGCGCTGACCTCGATGTCTGGATGGTCGCTCCGAAAGCTCCCGGCCACACGGTGCGCAACACGTACACCCAAGGCGGCGGTGTGCCACATCTGGTCGCAGTGCATCAAGACAAGTCCGGCAAGGCCCGCGACCTGGCGCTCTCCTACGCAATGGCCAATGGCGGCGGCAAAGCCGGCATCATTGAAACCAACTTCCGTGAAGAGACCGAAACCGACCTGTTTGGCGAGCAAGCCGTTCTGTGCGGCGGTACCGTTGAACTGATCAAGGCCGGCTTTGAAACGCTGGTGGAAGCTGGCTATGCCCCTGAAATGGCCTACTTCGAATGCCTGCACGAACTCAAGCTGATCGTTGATCTGATCTATGAAGGCGGCATCGCCAACATGAACTACTCGATCTCGAACAACGCCGAATACGGCGAGTACGTGACCGGCCCCAACATCGTGACCTCGGCAACGAAGGATGCGATGCGCAAATGCCTGAAAGACATTCAGACCGGCGAATATGCCAAGAGCTTCCTGGTGGAAAACCAGGCTGGTGCGCCAACCCTGTTGAGCCGCCGCCGCCTGAATTCCGAGCACCAGATCGAAATCGTGGGTGAAAAACTGCGCGCGATGATGCCCTGGATCGCGAAAAACAAACTGGTCGACCAGACTCGCAACTGATTTCAGGGCCCTGTGAGGGGCCTTGTCCTGCAAAAAGCCGCGCAAACTTCCTGCGCGGCTTTTTTGTTGATGGCGTCAGGCTCACATGAGCGATGCTGCGATAAAAATAATTGCGGCGTTGATCTTGGTATCCTTGGCGCCTTGATCCGGAAATTGCAAGTCTTTGGCGGACAAACCGGTTCCTCGATGGTGTCCTTGGATGCTATGAAATTAATAGCTAATTGCGCGCACCAGTTGTGCTTCAGGAGTGTTTTTATGCATGATGGCGAAGAATCCACGGGCAACAACCCGGCGGTGGTGATACGCAAGCGCCGCAAGGGCATTTACATATTGCCCAATCTGTTCACGCTGGCCGCATTGTTCGGTGGCTTCTACGCCATCGTCATGGCCATGAACGGGCGGTTTGACCAGGCCGCTATCGGTGTCTTTTGCGCAATGATCCTTGATAGCCTGGACGGCCGGGTGGCCCGCATGACCAATACGCAAAGCGCATTTGGTGAGCAGATGGATTCGCTTTCCGACATGGTGTCGTTCGGGGCTGCGCCAGCCCTTATTGCTTACGTCTGGGCATTGACAAGCCTGGGACGCTGGGGTTGGATTGGCGCATTCGTTTATTGCGCCTGCGCTGCGTTGCGCCTGGCCCGCTTCAACGTGAACACGGCGGTTGTCGACAAGCGCTTCTTCCAGGGTTTGCCGTCACCGGCTGCGGCTGCGCTGGTAGCGGGCTTTATCTGGTTGATGACCGATGCAGGCATTAGCGGAATGGAAGTACGTTGGGTGACATTTGGCCTGACCTTGTATGCGGGCCTCACGATGGTGACCAACGTCCCGTTCTACAGTTTCAAGGATGTCCAGATGAAACGCAGCGTGCCTTTTGCCGCGATTGTGTTGATTGCGCTCGGGATCGCCGTCATCAATATTCACCCACCTACAGTCATGTTCGGACTGTTTGTCCTCTATGGCCTGTCGGGTTACGTGCTGTATGGCTGGCGCAAGGCCAAGGGCCAGCAAACCAGCGTGATTTCGACCTCGACCGACGAGCCCGACGAGCGCGGCCTTCACAAATAAATTGTGGTACATTGACCTGATGAAACGAATTTCGCTAGCACTACTGCTATCTGCCAACGGGCGGAGACGGTAGCGCACGCGTACACCTGATTCAACGGCCCGTTTGCACCAGCAACGGGCCGTTTTTGTTTGGGTTGCTGGTTTTTGTAATCTTTGGGGTTGACGAGATGACCATGTTGAAAACACCTTCCAGCAAATACAAATCCTTCGCGCCAGTCAGACTGGCAGACCGCACCTGGCCAGATGCCGTGCTGACGCAAGCGCCCATCTGGTGCAGCGTAGACTTGCGGGACGGCAACCAGGCGCTGATCGAACCAATGGACATTCCCCGCAAGCTGCGGATGTTCGATACCCTGGTGAAGATCGGCTTCAAGGAAATCGAAGTGGGTTTCCCTTCGGCCTCCCAAATCGAATTCGACTTCCTCCGTCAGCTCATCGAGGGCAACCTGATTCCCGATGACGTGACCATCCAGGTGCTGACCCAGGCGCGCGAGCCGCTGATTCGCCGCACTTTCGAATCGCTCAAAGGCGCCAAGAAGGCCATCGTGCATCTCTACAACGCGACCGCGCCGGTCATGCGCCGTGTGGTGTTGGGCATGGATGAGGACGAGATCGTCAAGCTTGCCACCGACAACGCGCGCCTCTTTCAGCAATTGGCCGCGCAGCAACCTGAAACGCGATGGACTTTCCAGTATTCACCCGAAATGTGGTCGGGCACCGAACTGGTGTTTTCCAAGCGCGTGGTCGATGCCGTGACCGATGTCTGGCAGCCGACACCTGAACGCAAATGCATCATCAACCTGCCGTCCACGGTCGAACATTCCACGCCGAATATTTTTGCGGACATGATGGAGTGGATGCACCGCCACCTTGCCAGGCGCGATTCCATCGTGATCTCGGTCCATCCGCACAACGACCGTGGTACGGGCACCGCGGCCGGTGAATTGGCATTGATGGCAGGCGCCGACCGGATTGAGGGTTGCCTCTTCGGCAATGGGGAGCGCACCGGCAATGTGGATCTCGTGAACATCGCGCTCAACCTTTACACCCAGGGTGTATCACCCGGGCTGGACTTCTCCGAAATCGACGAGATTCGCCGGACGGTGGAGCATTGCAACCAGCTGCCTGTGCATCCCCGCCACCCCTACGCAGGTGACCTGGTCTATACGTCTTTCTCGGGCTCACACCAGGATGCGATCAAGAAAGCTTTCGCCGCACGCAAAGAGGGCGATGTGTGGGACATGCCCTATCTGCCCATCGACCCCAAAGACCTGGGCCGCAGCTATGAGGCGGTGATTCGCGTCAACAGCCAGTCGGGCAAAGGCGGCATTGCCTACTTGCTCGAAAGCGAATTCGGCCTGGAGCTTCCACGTCGCCTGCAGATCGAGTTCAGCCAGGTCGTGCAGTCGGTGATGGATGCGACCGGCAAGGAACTGACGGGCAAAGATATCTTTGCCTTGTTTGAGAAAGAGTACGGCGTGCAAACCATTGCCGCGCCCCAGCGCCTGGTGATCGAAGAGACGGGGAAAACAGGCGCAGAGGCGTTTCATATCAAGGCCAATGTTCAGTTCGCTGACAGCCTCCACACCATTGAAGGAACCGGAACCGGGCCCATTGACGCCTTTGTGGCAGGCTTGATGGCGGCGACCGGCCATACGGTGCGCGTGCTGGACTATCACGAGCATGCGATTGGCGCCGGTGCAGGTGCGCAGGCCGTGGCGTATCTGGAGCTGCGCATTAACGACCAGACGCTTTTCGGCGTTGGCATGGACGGCAACATCGTGTCGGCATCGCTCAAGGCCATCGTCTCCGGGCTGCAGCGCAGCAGGGCCGGGCAGTCTGTCGACCAAGCTACCATCACGAACTGAGCCTCTTTCGGCCACCCAAAACACAGAGCGCCCGGCGCATCAGGAGTCCCACCATGACTGAAAAACTCATTATTTTTGACACCACCTTGCGCGACGGGGAGCAGTCGCCCGGCGCCTCCATGACCAAGGATGAAAAATTGCGGATCGCCCGCCAGCTGGAGCGCCTCAAGGTCGACGTGATTGAAGCCGGGTTCGCGGCCAGCTCCAACGGCGATTTCGAATGCGTGAAAGCCATTGCGGAAGTCGTCAAGGACTCCACGGTCTGCTCACTGGCCCGCGCCAACGACAGGGACATCTCCCGCGCCGCCGAAGCCCTCAAGCCGGCAGCCTCCGCACGCCTGCATCTGTTTTTGGCGACCAGCGCCCTCCACATGGAAAAGAAGCTGCGAATGACACCTGACCAGGTGTTTGAGCAAGCCAAACTCTCGGTGCGTTTTGCCAAGAACCTGATGGGCGATATCGAGTTCAGCCCGGAAGACGGCTATCGCTCGGACCCCGATTTCCTGTGCCGTGTGCTGGAGGCCGTGATCAACGAAGGTGCGACCACCATCAACGTACCCGACACCGTGGGTTATGCCATCCCTGAGCTCTACGGCAACTTCATCAAGAACCTGCGCGAGCGCATTCCCAACAGCGACAAGGCGATCTGGTCGGTGCATTGCCATAACGACCTGGGCATGGCCGTGGCCAATTCCCTGGCCGGCGTCAAGATCGGCGGTGCACGGCAGGTGGAGTGCACCATCAACGGCCTTGGCGAGCGCGCGGGCAACTGCTCGCTCGAAGAAGTCGTGATGGCCGTGAAGACGCGCAAGGATTACTTCTGCCTCGACCTGGGCATAGACACGCAGCACATCCTGGCGGCCAGCCGCATGGTGAGCCAGACCACAGGTTTCGTCGTGCAGCCCAACAAGGCTGTCGTCGGCGCCAACGCGTTTGCGCATGCCTCCGGCATTCACCAGGACGGTGTGCTCAAGGCGCGCGATACCTACGAAATCATGCGCGCGGAAGATGTGGGCTGGAGCGCCAACAAAATCGTGCTGGGCAAGCTGAGCGGGCGCAACGCCTTCAAGCAGCGCTTGCTCGAGCTCGGCGTTTCCATGGAAAGCGAAACGGACATCAATAACGCGTTTGCCAAGTTCAAGGAACTCGCCGACCGAAAAAGCGAGATCTTTGACGAGGACATCCTGGCGCTCGTCAGCGACGAAAGCGCTTCCCATACCAACGAGCAATACGGCTTTGTGTCGCTGTCGCAGCACAGCGAAACCGGTGAGCGCCCGCAGGCCAGCGTGGTGTTCACGGTTGCCGGCAAGGAGGTCAAGGGTGAATCAGACGGTAACGGTCCTGTAGATGCCTCCCTCAAAGCCATTGAGTCACACGTCAAAAGCGGTGCGGAGATGGTGCTTTACTCTGTGAACGCCATCAGCGGATCGACAGAAAGCCAGGGGGAAGTCACGGTGCGCCTGCAAAACAGCGGGCGGGTGGTCAATGGCGTGGGGGCGGATCCCGATATCGTGGTGGCGTCGGCAAAAGCCTATTTAAGTGCCTTGAACAAACTCCAAAGTAAAGCTGATCGCGTGGCGGCGCAGGGCTAATGTAACAATTCAGAAAATAAAATACTTTAAATTCAATGACTTAGGATTGTGAGTTGCGGCAAACAGTGCTGATGGCAGCAAAATTGCTTCAAAGTGAGTGTGTTTTTAGGAAAGTCACGCAAGTTTTTGATATTGCGTGACTTTTTCTATTTGTATACACTCCAGCCATCCCATCCATTGCAATCTCCACGCAGGCAATACCACCATGTCTCATCTGATTTTCAATCGCGCATTAAAAATCGTTGGATTCCTGGCCCTGGCAGCCGCCTTTGCAATCCCCGCCGCGAATGCCGCGGGCAAAAACACCATCGTCAAAAAGCAGCACGCTTCGAAGGCGGCCACTTCCAAAAAAGTTATCTCCACGCGCAAGAGCGTACGTTTTGTTGCAGGTGCAAAACAGCGCAGAAGCATCATCCGCGTGTCGGCGCCGCCAAAACCTTCTTTCGGCCAGATCGCCGGCCTGCACAGTGCGCAGGATCCGCTGGAACTCAAATCCAGCGTGGCTTTGGTGATTGACCAGGAAACGCGTGAAGTGTTGTTCAGC harbors:
- a CDS encoding RNA polymerase sigma factor; the encoded protein is MATEQELSDFLKNVEKRAFKRSIYHVRDEEAALDIVQDSMMKLAQHYGDKPASELPMLFQRILSNTTLDWFRRRKTRNALFSNMSDFESPGEEGDFDLLETLESLTNSEGTESAQDATERAQILHEIELQVKELPGRQREAFLMRYWEEMDVAETAAAMGCSEGSVKTHCSRAVHALSKALSAKGIRL
- a CDS encoding acetolactate synthase 3 catalytic subunit, with translation MEISKAEIASAAAASAQTNSQELRGAEILIKSLQAEGVKYVWGYPGGAVLHIYDAFYKQDSIQHILVRHEQAAVHAADGYARATGDVGVALVTSGPGVTNAVTGIATAYMDSIPMVIITGQVPTHAIGLDAFQECDTVGITRPIVKHNFLVKDARHMAETLKKAFHIAKSGRPGPVVVDIPKDVSFNKVPYNGYPQSVEMRSYNPVRKGHGGQIRKALQLLLSAKRPYIYTGGGVLLSNASQELRTLVDMLGYPCTNTLMGLGAYPASDKKFLGMLGMHGTIEANNAMQNCDVLLAVGARFDDRVIGNPKHFAQNERKIIHIDIDPSSISKRVRVDIPIVGDVKDVLTELISMIKESGLKPDASALGGWWETIDGWRKRDCMKYSMGKGDVIKPQHVVETLWNLTKDADTYITSDVGQHQMWAAQYYKFDEPRRWINSGGLGTMGVGIPYAMGIKMAKPESEVFCITGEGSVQMCIQELSTCLQYNTPIKIVSLNNRYLGMVRQWQEIDYEGRYSSSYMDALPNFVKLAEAYGHVGMLIEKPQDVEPALREARKLKDRTVFMDFRTDPTENVFPMVKAGKGITEMLLGSEDL
- the ilvN gene encoding acetolactate synthase small subunit encodes the protein MKHIIAVLLENEPGALSRVVGLFSARGYNIESLTVAPTEDPSLSRMTIQTTGSDDVIEQITKHLNRLIEVVKVVDLTEGAYTERELMMVKVRAVGKEREEMKRMADIFRGRIIDVTEKSYTIELTGDQSKNDAFLEAIDRSAILETVRTGSSGIGRGERILRV
- the ilvC gene encoding ketol-acid reductoisomerase, with product MKVFYDKDCDLSLIKGKTVAIIGYGSQGHAHAQNLNDSGVKVVVGLRKGGASWPKVEKAGLKVAEVADAVKAADVVMILLPDEQIGSVYKNDVAPNIKQGASLVFAHGFNVHYGAVIPRADLDVWMVAPKAPGHTVRNTYTQGGGVPHLVAVHQDKSGKARDLALSYAMANGGGKAGIIETNFREETETDLFGEQAVLCGGTVELIKAGFETLVEAGYAPEMAYFECLHELKLIVDLIYEGGIANMNYSISNNAEYGEYVTGPNIVTSATKDAMRKCLKDIQTGEYAKSFLVENQAGAPTLLSRRRLNSEHQIEIVGEKLRAMMPWIAKNKLVDQTRN
- the pssA gene encoding CDP-diacylglycerol--serine O-phosphatidyltransferase, translated to MHDGEESTGNNPAVVIRKRRKGIYILPNLFTLAALFGGFYAIVMAMNGRFDQAAIGVFCAMILDSLDGRVARMTNTQSAFGEQMDSLSDMVSFGAAPALIAYVWALTSLGRWGWIGAFVYCACAALRLARFNVNTAVVDKRFFQGLPSPAAAALVAGFIWLMTDAGISGMEVRWVTFGLTLYAGLTMVTNVPFYSFKDVQMKRSVPFAAIVLIALGIAVINIHPPTVMFGLFVLYGLSGYVLYGWRKAKGQQTSVISTSTDEPDERGLHK
- the leuA gene encoding 2-isopropylmalate synthase; its protein translation is MLKTPSSKYKSFAPVRLADRTWPDAVLTQAPIWCSVDLRDGNQALIEPMDIPRKLRMFDTLVKIGFKEIEVGFPSASQIEFDFLRQLIEGNLIPDDVTIQVLTQAREPLIRRTFESLKGAKKAIVHLYNATAPVMRRVVLGMDEDEIVKLATDNARLFQQLAAQQPETRWTFQYSPEMWSGTELVFSKRVVDAVTDVWQPTPERKCIINLPSTVEHSTPNIFADMMEWMHRHLARRDSIVISVHPHNDRGTGTAAGELALMAGADRIEGCLFGNGERTGNVDLVNIALNLYTQGVSPGLDFSEIDEIRRTVEHCNQLPVHPRHPYAGDLVYTSFSGSHQDAIKKAFAARKEGDVWDMPYLPIDPKDLGRSYEAVIRVNSQSGKGGIAYLLESEFGLELPRRLQIEFSQVVQSVMDATGKELTGKDIFALFEKEYGVQTIAAPQRLVIEETGKTGAEAFHIKANVQFADSLHTIEGTGTGPIDAFVAGLMAATGHTVRVLDYHEHAIGAGAGAQAVAYLELRINDQTLFGVGMDGNIVSASLKAIVSGLQRSRAGQSVDQATITN
- a CDS encoding 2-isopropylmalate synthase; this translates as MTEKLIIFDTTLRDGEQSPGASMTKDEKLRIARQLERLKVDVIEAGFAASSNGDFECVKAIAEVVKDSTVCSLARANDRDISRAAEALKPAASARLHLFLATSALHMEKKLRMTPDQVFEQAKLSVRFAKNLMGDIEFSPEDGYRSDPDFLCRVLEAVINEGATTINVPDTVGYAIPELYGNFIKNLRERIPNSDKAIWSVHCHNDLGMAVANSLAGVKIGGARQVECTINGLGERAGNCSLEEVVMAVKTRKDYFCLDLGIDTQHILAASRMVSQTTGFVVQPNKAVVGANAFAHASGIHQDGVLKARDTYEIMRAEDVGWSANKIVLGKLSGRNAFKQRLLELGVSMESETDINNAFAKFKELADRKSEIFDEDILALVSDESASHTNEQYGFVSLSQHSETGERPQASVVFTVAGKEVKGESDGNGPVDASLKAIESHVKSGAEMVLYSVNAISGSTESQGEVTVRLQNSGRVVNGVGADPDIVVASAKAYLSALNKLQSKADRVAAQG